The Tissierella sp. genome includes the window CTGATGTAGCTAATGGCACTCCAATGCTATGACCTCCTCCTAACACTAAAGATACTTTCGGTTTATCTACAGAGTTAATTAATTCTGAAAGGGCTAAGCCTGCTTCTACATCGCCCCCAACAGTATTCAATATAATAAATAAACCTTGAATCTTTGGATCCTGTTGAGCTGCTATAAGCAAAGGAATAATATGTTCATATTTAGTTGCCTTTCTATCACTAGCTGCTATTGTATGTCCTTCGATTTCTCCTATAATTGATATAAATTGAATGTTATTTTTTGTTTCTGGAACATTTGCAATACCAATTTCTTTAATGTTATCTAAATTGTCCTTTTGATCATTGGAGTTGTTTCCATTATCTTTGTCTTTTTCATTGTCTTTACTACTAGATTTAAATTCCATATATTCCTCCTAAAATAATTAATAATAATATCATTTACTTATAAACCTAATAATATTCCACAATAAAAACAGCATACATCATAAGATATATGCTGAAAATTCTATACTATATAAGTACTATGAATCTAATTCAATTATTATCATATCATAACCAATCTTTCTAATGGCGTTCCAAGGGATTTCAGTACCATTGTTTTCTAAACCAAAAATTCTTAGGCTAAATTTTCTTTCAGGAACTAATAAAGATATGATTTTGCCCGTATTTTCATCAATCAAAAAGTCACTATCAGCTATTAGTCCAAGCCGTCCACCATTATTTAGATTTACTATTTCTTTATCCCCTAACTCTGTTAATCTCATAATATCTCCTCCTATCAAATTAATTATATCTAATATTATGAGATATAATCCAAGAATATGCATTATCAATTATGATAACATTATTTATGATAACTAATATCCAGAATGACCAAATCCGCCTTTTCCTCTTTCTGTATTATCTAAATCATCAACTTCTATAAGTTCTACTTTTTCATATTTTATAAATACCATTTGGGCGATTCTATCAGCTCTATTTATAATATATGGTTCATTGCTGAGATTGACAAGAATTACTCCTATTTCCCCTCTATAATCGCTATCAATTGTTCCTATACCATTTGCTAATGTTATTCCATGCTTTAATGCAAGTCCAGATCTTCCTCTTATTTGAACCTCATATCCTTCCGGTATTGAAATATAAAGACCAGTTGGAACCAATACCCTTTCTAAAGATTTTAACTCAATAGGAGCCTGTATATCTGCTTTTAAATCTAATCCTGCAGAACCATTTGTCTTATACTCTGGTAATTCCATTTGGCTCTTGTTGATAATATTTATTTTCATCATTACCCTCCTTAAAATAGTATATTTTTAATTTTTTCTTCAGTAGAATCTTTCTCAGGAAGTTCACCAACATAAGCAATATTTACTTTTTCTTTATTAAAAACAATATTAACTAGATTATATATATCTTCGATATTCACCTTTTCAATTTTTTCTAATACTTCAGCAGGTGATTCTACAATATTATATATTGATAATGATTTACCAATTTCATACATTCTACTAAATGTTCCTTCCATTCCTAGTACATAGCTACCTTTTAGCTGCTCTTTGGATTTAGCTAATTCTTCTTTTGTAATTAGATTTTTCTTAATATCATTAATTTCCATAGCAATATAATCTAATGTCTTAAGTATCTGAGTAGAATCTAACCCTACATACATATTAAAAACACCTATGTCTTTAAAAGGAGAAGGAAAGGACTCGATTATATAAGCGATAGCTAATTCTTCACGGATTTTTTGAAACAGTCTAGAACTCATACTACCACCGACAACATTGTTTAATACTAATAAAGCTTCCATTTGATTAGATAAATAAGATACACCTTCCATTCCTATACATAAATTTAATTGTTCTGTATCTTTATAAATTCCTTTTAGTTTATTAGTAAAACTGTATGAATTATTAATAATAATATTTTGATTATGCAATTTATTAGTATTATTAAGTCTTCCAAAATAATAATTTAATTCTTTTAAAATTTCCTTTGTGTTTAGTTTTCCAGCTACTGAAATAACAATGTTTTCTGGTATATAATTTGTATGAAAATATTCAACAATTTTATCTCTATTTATATCTTTAATACTATTTTCTGTACCCAGTATTGGATGACCTAAAGAAGTGTTATTAAACATTAACTCATTTAATGTCTCACTAGCTAAATCTTCTGGTAAGTCTAAATACATATTTATTTCCTCTAATATAACCGATTTTTCTTTTTCGATTTCCTCTTCGGCAAAAACTGAGTTGCAGAGCATATCTGATAATACATCTAGCGCTATATCGTAATGATTATATAGCACCTTAGCATAAAAACAAGTACTCTCTTTTCCTGTAAAGGCGTTTAACTGCCCCCCTATATTATCTATTGATTCGGCAATATTCTTTGCAGTTCTCTTATTTGTTCCTTTAAATAACATATGTTCAATGAAATGTGATATTCCATAATTTAGCTTGTCCTCTTTTATTGAACCTGTATCAATAATAACTCCAATGGATACAGAATTCACATAAGGAATATCTTCCATTACAACCCTTATGCCATTATCTAATTTATCTATTAAATACATAGTTTCCTCCAGTACTACTTATTATTTTTTCATTACATCACTTATTGTACCAATTTTATAACCATTTTCATATAGATAATTTATAATTTCTGGAAGAGCTTTTATAGTTTCTTCTGTAGGATGCATTAAAACAATAGCTGCATTATGAGCCTTTTCTGTAACTCTTCTCACAATAATGTCTTTATAACTATCCTTTCTCCAATCTATTGTATCAATGCTCCATAATATAAGATTGTAGTCTAATTCACTACATGCTTTTATTGTATTTTCACTAAAGGCTCCTGAAGGAGGAGCAAAATATTTAGAATCTATATTTAAAATTGATTTAATTACATCATGTGTTTTTAGTATCTCTTCTCTGTTTTTTTCATAAGTTAATTTGTCATAATCTGCATGATTATACCCATGATTTCCAATCTCATGTTTTTCATTATAAATCATTTTTAATAGTTCTTCATTTTTTTCAGCCCATTTTCCAGTTACAAAATATGTAATCTTAATATCATTATCTTTAAAAATCTCTAACATTGGTGGAATATAATCATTTCCCCAGTCTACATTACATGCAAATGCAATTGTCTTTTCATCTATATTACCCTTATAGTATACATCTGGATTAAAAATTTCTTCTGTTTTGTTGTTGTAAATATATGTTGCTAGTATCAGCAATAATGATATAAATAAAATAATTGAAATAGTGAACAAAGTCTTTTTGTTTATAATTATTAGTCTCATTTAATTACCCCCAAGATATTATATATAATGTATATTCAAGGGAATAATAAAATATACTAAATTATACTAAAATAAAAACATGAACCTTTTTGGTTCATGCATTAATTATTTACTCTATAGTTTTAGGTTCTTCTGGCAATAGTACTTTCCTTGACAGGTTTACCCTGCCTTGATTATCTATTTCCATAACTTTTACTAATATTTCATCTCCTATAGCTAAAACATCTTCAACTTTATTGACTCTTTCTCTAGCAATATTGGATATATGAACTAGCCCTTCTTTACCATTCAGTACATCAACAAAAGCACCAAAATTAGTTATTCTAGTAACTTTTCCAAGATATATTTCCCCAACTTCTATCTCCTTAACTATGTTATTAATTAATTCCATAGCTCTTTCTCCACCTTCTGAAGAAACAGAACCGATAAAAATCTTTCCATCATCATTTATGTCAATCTTAACTCCAGTTTCATCTATTATCTTATTGATGATTTTTCCGCCTGGCCCAATGATGTCTCTTATTTTATCAGGATTAATTTGCATAGTATATATTTTTGGAGCATAAGCTGACAGATCTTCTCTTGGACTTGAAATAGTTTCATTCATTTTGCCAAGTATATGAAGTCGTCCAATCCTTGCTTTTTCTAAAGCTTCTTCTAGAATAGGTTTGTCTATTCCAGATATTTTAATATCCATTTGGATAGCAGTAATCCCGTCCTTGGTGCCTGCTACTTTAAAGTCCATATCTCCTAAATGATCTTCCATACCTTGTATGTCTGATAATATTGATACTCTATTATTCTCTTTTATCAATCCCATTGCGATACCAGCTACTGGTGCTTTAATTGGTACACCTGCATCAAGCAAAGCTAAAGTACTACCACATACACTAGCTTGTGAAGAAGATCCGTTTGAACTAAGAACTTCTGAAACTAGTCTTATAGTATATGGGAAGTCCTCTTCTGAAGGTATAACTGGTTCCAATGCTCTTTCTGCCAAAGCACCATGACCTATTTCTCTTCTACCTGGCCCTCTAACAGGTCTAGTATCTCCAACTGAATATGGTGGAAAATTATAATGATGCATATATCTCTTGGATTCTTCTTCTCCAAGTCCATCAATTATCTGGGCATCACTTATTGCACCTAAGGTAGCAATAGTTAAAACTTGAGTCTGTCCTCTTGTAAACAATCCAGAACCATGAGTTCTTGGCAATAAACCTACTTCAGAAGAAATTGGACGAATTTCATCTAATTTTCTACTATCAGGTCTCATTCCCTCTTCTAGAATAAGTCTTCTTACTTCATCCCTCAACATATTCTCAATAATTTCTGCTATATCTTTTTCAAACTCAGGATAGTCTATTAAAAATACTTCCTTTAATTCTTTACTAACATTGTCTATGTTTTCTAATCTTTCTTGCTTATCAAAAGTACTTATTGCACTAACCATTTTTTCTCTTCCATAAGCGATTAACTTTTCTTGAATTTCTTCACTAGGTTTAGATATAGTATATTCTTTCTTTTTCTTTCCTACTTCTTGCTTGATACTTTCAATAAAGTCACATATCTTTGCAATTTCAGAATGTCCTGCTAGAATACCATTAAGCATAGTTTCTTCACTTACTTCATTAGCTCCTGCTTCAACCATCATAATAGCATCTTTTGTACCTGATACAACTAAATGAATATCAGACTTTTCTCTTTCTACACTTGTTGGATTTATTATGAATTTTCCATCAATTAAACCTACAAGTACTGATCCAGTTGGTCCATTAAAAGGAATATCTGAAACAGATAAGGCAATTGAAGATCCAATCATAGCTACAATTTCTGGTGAATGATCTTGATCTACTGATAATACTGTAGTTATAACTTGTACATCGTTCCTATATCCTTCTGGAAATAAAGGTCTAATGGGTCTGTCTATTAACCTTGATGAAAGAATCGCTTTTTCACTTGGTCTACCTTCTCTTTTAATAAAACCACCTGGTATCTTACCAACTGAGTATAGCTTTTCTTCATAGTCAACACTAAGTGGAAAAAAGTCTATACCATCTCTAGGCTGTTTAGAAGCAGTGGCATTTGCTAGGACGACTGTATCCCCGTATTGCACCAAACAAGCTCCCCCAGCCTGTTCAGCAACCTTACCTATAGAAACATGTAGGTCTCTTCCTGCTAATTTAAATTGAAATTTCTTTTCCATGCAATACCTCCTTATTAAATAATATTTTTATTATATCCCTATTACTTAGAAATATCTATTATAAGAAAAGCTCTTATAAAATATTAAAGAAATATATCCTATTCATTATAAATCAATAGAGCGGGAATATCCCGCTCTTATTAACCTCTGATGCCTAATTTTTCAATTAAAGAACGATATCTCTCAATATCATTGTTTTGTAGATATCTTAGAAGATTTCTTCTCTGACCTACCATCTTAAGTAAACCTCTTCTTGAATGGTGATCTTTTTTATGAGCCTTTAAATGCTCATTTAGTAAATTGATTCTGTAAGTTAAGATTGCAATTTGAACTTCAGGTGAACCAGTATCACCTTCATGCAATTTGTAATCATTAATTATTTGGTCCTTAATTTCTTTAGTTAACATATTAATACACCTCCAAATTTTTAAATACTCCAATAGCTATGTAAAACGCCGAGGATACGATAGACATTGCTAAAGGAAATTTTTTAATATACTATAATAGTATCATAATAAATATAAAATGTAAATATTAATGTCTATTTTTAATTAATTTGATATCTTCTTCCATTTGCTCAATCAAAGCTTCTTTATTTGCAAACTTAATATCATCTCTCATAAAATCAATAAACTCTATTTCTAATGATTTGTCATATAAATCTCCATTAAAATCTAAAATATAAGTTTCAATTTTTAATATATTTTCATTAAACGTTGGATTCAATCCAATATTAGTAGCTGAAATATACCTTTTATTATCTATTATTGTATTTGTAAAATATACTCCATTTTTAGGTATTATATAATTATCCACGGGCTTAATATTTGCAGTTGGAAAACCTAGTTTATTTCCTCTATTTTTACCATGTATAACGGTTCCAATGATGCAATATGGTCTACCTAACAATTTTGATACATCATACATCTTACCTAAAGAAATCATTTCTCTTATGGTAGTACTACTGACAACTTCTTCATTATTAAATACAGGATCAACTATGATAAGATCAAATTTGTGTTTTTCACTTAGCTCCAATAAATAATTAGTATCTCCAGACGCTTTATGACCGAATCTATAGTCAAATCCCACAATAACAAGCTTACCATTCATTTTATCTTTTATAATATCCTTAACAAATTCTTCTGGAGATAAATTCATTAATTCACTATTAAAATCTATAAGGTATACAATATCTACGCCTAACTCTTTAGCAATTCTATATTTTTGATAGTTATTTGTAATCATATATGGTTTGCTGTTGTCTATTATAGCTTTTGTATGTTCTTTAAATAATAATAGAGAAGATTTTATACCAAGCTCTTTGGATTTTGCCACAACAATTTTTATTAATTCTTGATGTCCTAGATGAATTCCATCAAAGTTTCCAAGTGCTATTGCTGTTTCAAATCTTTTTTCGTTATAATTTAATAGCTCAATTATTTCCATTCATACCATCCTATATAATTAATACTTTGTCCATTTTTAAAATTATATCTGAATTACTATTTATTGGTCTTCCTAATCCTATAAAAGTATCATTACAATAAACCTTATATAATTTATTAACTATATACTCTTTTTCTGGATCTATTGGTAAAGTAACTCCATTTATCAGTTTCGGATACAGCTCTTTTTCAATAACAATATTATCAAAATGGTCTAGAGCTTTATCCATTGGAGTTATGATTTTTGATATTTCTTCTATATTTAATGACTTAATATAATCAATACTATAGGAGTTTTCAATTTTAAATGGTCCAACTCCAACTCTTAGTAGATATGACATATATCCATAGGTGCCAAGTTCAATACCTATATCATCACATAGCGTTCTAATGTAAGTTCCTCTAGAGCATCGAGTGTAAAAAAGTATTTTCCTATTATCATCTATATATAATATATTATTCTCGTATATTTTTATATTTCTAGGTTTTCTTTCAATTTCTATTCCTTCACGAGCAAGTTCATATAATTTTCTACCTTTATGTTTTAAGGCAGAATACATTGGCGGAATTTGGCTGATTTCGCCAGTGTATTTTGACATTACAGCAATTATTTCATTTTGACTTACCTTTTTTTCTGATGAAGCTATTATTTTACCATCTTGGTCTTGAGTATCTGTTCGAAGGCCAAGGGTTAATTCACCTATATATTCTTTATCTATATCAAGAAGATATTCTGCAATTCTTGTACCCTTGCCTACACATAGAGGCAATACCCCAGATGCATTTGGATCTAGTGTTCCAGTATGCCCGATTTTTTTAGTTTTCAGAGCTTTTCTTAGTAAATTAACTGCATCATGGGAAGTCATGCCTTTTGGTTTATAAAAATTAATTACACCATTCATAAAGCCACCTATATTACTTTCTTGATTTCATTTAATATTAATTCCTCTGCATTATCTATTGATGAGTTAATAGTAGCACCAGCTGCTCTTATGTGTCCACCACCACCAAAACTAGCACAAATTTCAGCAACATCCACAAATCTTTTACTT containing:
- a CDS encoding ATP-dependent Clp protease proteolytic subunit, encoding MEFKSSSKDNEKDKDNGNNSNDQKDNLDNIKEIGIANVPETKNNIQFISIIGEIEGHTIAASDRKATKYEHIIPLLIAAQQDPKIQGLFIILNTVGGDVEAGLALSELINSVDKPKVSLVLGGGHSIGVPLATSADYSFIVPTATMTLHPIRTTGLVIGVPQTFRYFQKMQQRINNFIIRTSKIEMETLSKLMYSTDEIANDVGTILVGEEAVDYNLIDYVGGFSDALNKLKEMIDSKKEIE
- a CDS encoding YlmC/YmxH family sporulation protein, which produces MRLTELGDKEIVNLNNGGRLGLIADSDFLIDENTGKIISLLVPERKFSLRIFGLENNGTEIPWNAIRKIGYDMIIIELDS
- the dut gene encoding dUTP diphosphatase gives rise to the protein MKINIINKSQMELPEYKTNGSAGLDLKADIQAPIELKSLERVLVPTGLYISIPEGYEVQIRGRSGLALKHGITLANGIGTIDSDYRGEIGVILVNLSNEPYIINRADRIAQMVFIKYEKVELIEVDDLDNTERGKGGFGHSGY
- a CDS encoding pitrilysin family protein, whose amino-acid sequence is MYLIDKLDNGIRVVMEDIPYVNSVSIGVIIDTGSIKEDKLNYGISHFIEHMLFKGTNKRTAKNIAESIDNIGGQLNAFTGKESTCFYAKVLYNHYDIALDVLSDMLCNSVFAEEEIEKEKSVILEEINMYLDLPEDLASETLNELMFNNTSLGHPILGTENSIKDINRDKIVEYFHTNYIPENIVISVAGKLNTKEILKELNYYFGRLNNTNKLHNQNIIINNSYSFTNKLKGIYKDTEQLNLCIGMEGVSYLSNQMEALLVLNNVVGGSMSSRLFQKIREELAIAYIIESFPSPFKDIGVFNMYVGLDSTQILKTLDYIAMEINDIKKNLITKEELAKSKEQLKGSYVLGMEGTFSRMYEIGKSLSIYNIVESPAEVLEKIEKVNIEDIYNLVNIVFNKEKVNIAYVGELPEKDSTEEKIKNILF
- a CDS encoding polysaccharide deacetylase family protein codes for the protein MRLIIINKKTLFTISIILFISLLLILATYIYNNKTEEIFNPDVYYKGNIDEKTIAFACNVDWGNDYIPPMLEIFKDNDIKITYFVTGKWAEKNEELLKMIYNEKHEIGNHGYNHADYDKLTYEKNREEILKTHDVIKSILNIDSKYFAPPSGAFSENTIKACSELDYNLILWSIDTIDWRKDSYKDIIVRRVTEKAHNAAIVLMHPTEETIKALPEIINYLYENGYKIGTISDVMKK
- a CDS encoding polyribonucleotide nucleotidyltransferase, which codes for MEKKFQFKLAGRDLHVSIGKVAEQAGGACLVQYGDTVVLANATASKQPRDGIDFFPLSVDYEEKLYSVGKIPGGFIKREGRPSEKAILSSRLIDRPIRPLFPEGYRNDVQVITTVLSVDQDHSPEIVAMIGSSIALSVSDIPFNGPTGSVLVGLIDGKFIINPTSVEREKSDIHLVVSGTKDAIMMVEAGANEVSEETMLNGILAGHSEIAKICDFIESIKQEVGKKKKEYTISKPSEEIQEKLIAYGREKMVSAISTFDKQERLENIDNVSKELKEVFLIDYPEFEKDIAEIIENMLRDEVRRLILEEGMRPDSRKLDEIRPISSEVGLLPRTHGSGLFTRGQTQVLTIATLGAISDAQIIDGLGEEESKRYMHHYNFPPYSVGDTRPVRGPGRREIGHGALAERALEPVIPSEEDFPYTIRLVSEVLSSNGSSSQASVCGSTLALLDAGVPIKAPVAGIAMGLIKENNRVSILSDIQGMEDHLGDMDFKVAGTKDGITAIQMDIKISGIDKPILEEALEKARIGRLHILGKMNETISSPREDLSAYAPKIYTMQINPDKIRDIIGPGGKIINKIIDETGVKIDINDDGKIFIGSVSSEGGERAMELINNIVKEIEVGEIYLGKVTRITNFGAFVDVLNGKEGLVHISNIARERVNKVEDVLAIGDEILVKVMEIDNQGRVNLSRKVLLPEEPKTIE
- the rpsO gene encoding 30S ribosomal protein S15, with protein sequence MLTKEIKDQIINDYKLHEGDTGSPEVQIAILTYRINLLNEHLKAHKKDHHSRRGLLKMVGQRRNLLRYLQNNDIERYRSLIEKLGIRG
- a CDS encoding bifunctional riboflavin kinase/FAD synthetase, yielding MEIIELLNYNEKRFETAIALGNFDGIHLGHQELIKIVVAKSKELGIKSSLLLFKEHTKAIIDNSKPYMITNNYQKYRIAKELGVDIVYLIDFNSELMNLSPEEFVKDIIKDKMNGKLVIVGFDYRFGHKASGDTNYLLELSEKHKFDLIIVDPVFNNEEVVSSTTIREMISLGKMYDVSKLLGRPYCIIGTVIHGKNRGNKLGFPTANIKPVDNYIIPKNGVYFTNTIIDNKRYISATNIGLNPTFNENILKIETYILDFNGDLYDKSLEIEFIDFMRDDIKFANKEALIEQMEEDIKLIKNRH
- the truB gene encoding tRNA pseudouridine(55) synthase TruB, translated to MNGVINFYKPKGMTSHDAVNLLRKALKTKKIGHTGTLDPNASGVLPLCVGKGTRIAEYLLDIDKEYIGELTLGLRTDTQDQDGKIIASSEKKVSQNEIIAVMSKYTGEISQIPPMYSALKHKGRKLYELAREGIEIERKPRNIKIYENNILYIDDNRKILFYTRCSRGTYIRTLCDDIGIELGTYGYMSYLLRVGVGPFKIENSYSIDYIKSLNIEEISKIITPMDKALDHFDNIVIEKELYPKLINGVTLPIDPEKEYIVNKLYKVYCNDTFIGLGRPINSNSDIILKMDKVLII